A genomic window from Gracilinanus agilis isolate LMUSP501 chromosome X, AgileGrace, whole genome shotgun sequence includes:
- the LOC123253326 gene encoding charged multivesicular body protein 1b-2 has protein sequence MSNMEKHLFNLKFAAKELNRNAKKCDKEEKAEKAKIKKAIQKGNTEVARIHAENAIRQKNQGINFLRMSARVDAVAARVQTAVTMGKVTKSMAGVVKSMDATLRSMNLEKISALMDKFEHQFETLDVQTQQMEDTMSSTTTLTTPQNQVDMLLQEMADEAGLDLNMELPQGQTGSVGTSVASTEQDELSQRLARLRDQV, from the exons ATGTCGAACATGGAAA AACACCTATTTAACCTGAAGTTTGCTGCAAAAGAGCTTAATAGGAATGCCAAAAAATGTGATAAggaagaaaaagctgaaaaggccAAGATTAAAAAG GCCATCCAGAAGGGCAATACAGAAGTTGCACGAATACATGCTGAAAATGCAATTCGCCAGAAAAACCAAGGAATTAATTTCTTGAGAATGAGTGCTCGGGTAGATGCTGTAGCAGCTAGAGTTCAAACAGCTGTGACAATGGGCAAG GTGACTAAATCGATGGCAGGTGTGGTTAAGTCTATGGACGCTACATTGAGGAGCATGAACCTtgagaag ATATCTGCCTTAATGGACAAATTTGAACATCAGTTTGAAACCTTAGATGTTCAGACACAACAAATGGAAGACACTATGAGCAGCACTACAACCCTAACAACTCCACAA AACCAAGTGGATATGCTCCTTCAAGAAATGGCAGATGAAGCAGG CCTTGATCTCAACATGGAGCTCCCACAGGGTCAGACTGGTTCTGTTGGCACAAGTGTTGCTTCAACAGAACAG GATGAACTATCACAGAGACTTGCCCGCCTCCGTGATCAAGTGTAA